One genomic region from Drosophila busckii strain San Diego stock center, stock number 13000-0081.31 chromosome 3R, ASM1175060v1, whole genome shotgun sequence encodes:
- the LOC108601486 gene encoding LOW QUALITY PROTEIN: centrosomal and chromosomal factor (The sequence of the model RefSeq protein was modified relative to this genomic sequence to represent the inferred CDS: inserted 2 bases in 1 codon), whose amino-acid sequence MTMAACYANYDMSSMSSLSHSMSAALQQQQQQLQQQQQQQQQQQQQHHHQQQQQQQQQHMYHAAVAAHQQQLMQQQQQRQHQHTPANNNSNSSNTRQHSHVTAVAAAQTQVAASNQRQQQHSSSNSRQQQQQQRQQHQHQQQQRXSNSNTTKDYSIPLHVDCSVEYELPNQPKPPAGQRVEPLLMIHPCYFRKMESQRRSPFVNNMQATASANARNAASSAVSSAAALGGGVGGGVTAAVPSSAARRKTQQMQQQQQQQQQQQQQQQQQQQQRQAYQQQLRQQQQQMSQMSQQALYPVQQQQQQQQQQQQQQQQQQQQQLRQQHTHTHSHTHQQQQQQQHMQQHAATLYATKNSSVAAAAAVNSAAITSTANSAGKRDALISGSSNNNNNSSSSYNKHQQHQQQHHQQQQQQQQQQQHCLPPPVAPWDATTAAAAAAALLIDRSPMATVPSNYQAGPEATPMHRLPPTATDKLSGKYRQYLRTQHRMHPYAAAAAAASLAAAAAGANLGHASFVPFGAAATSATAAAAPTFQQLQQISCYNV is encoded by the exons atgacgaTGGCTGCTTGCTATGCCAACTATGACATGTCCTCCATGTCGTCGCTATCGCACAGCATGTCGGCTGctctgcaacagcagcaacagcagctgcagcagcaacagcaacagcagcagcagcaacagcagcaacatcatcatcaacagcagcagcagcagcaacagcagcatatgtatcatgctgcagttgctgcgcaccagcaacagctgatgcagcaacagcaacaacgccaACATCAACATACCcccgccaacaacaacagcaacagcagcaacacacgtCAGCACAGTCATGTGACTGCTGTGGCGGCGGCCCAAACACAGGTCGCCGCCAGcaaccagcgccagcagcaacacagcagcagcaacagc cgtcagcagcagcagcagcagcgccagcaacaccaacatcagcagcagcagcg cagcaacagcaacaccaccAAGGACTACAGCATACCATTGCATGTGGACTGCAGTGTGGAGTACGAGCTGCCCAATCAGCCAAAGCCGCCAGCTGGTCAGCGCGTGGAGCCGCTCCTCATGATCCATCCCTGCTATTTTCGCAAAATGGAGTCGCAGCGCCGCAGTCCGTTTGTCAACAATATGCAGGCAACGGCGTCGGCGAATGCACGcaatgctgccagcagcgctgttagcagcgccgccgccttGGGAGGCGGTGTTGGTGGCGGCGTGACAGCTGCTGTGCCTAGCAGTGCTGCCCGACGCAAGacacaacaaatgcaacagcagcaacagcagcagcaacagcagcagcaacaacagcagcagcagcaacagcagcggcaagcttatcagcaacagctgcggcaacaacagcagcaaatgtcaCAAATGTCGCAGCAGGCGCTGTATCCagtacagcagcaacagcagcagcaacaacaacaacaacaacaacaacaacagcagcagcaacagcagttgcgacag caacacacccacacacattcacacacacaccagcagcagcaacagcaacaacacatgCAACAACATGCGGCAACACTGTATGCCACCAAGAACAGCagtgttgccgccgctgccgccgtcaATTCCGCCGCCATTACATCCACTGCGAATAGCGCTGGCAAACGCGATGCGTTGATTTCgggcagcagtaacaacaacaacaacagcagcagcagttacaacaaacaccagcaacatcagcagcaacaccaccagcagcagcagcaacaacaacagcagcagcaacactgcCTGCCACCGCCAGTTGCACCTTGGGATGCAacaacggcagcagcggcggctgctgcgctgctcattGATCGCTCGCCGATGGCAACAGTTCCTAGCAATTATCAGGCTGGTCCTGAGGCCACGCCCATGCACCGCTTGCCGCCCACAGCGACTGATAAACTGAGCGGCAAGTATCGCCAATATTTGCGCACTCAACATCGCATGCATCCCtatgcggcagcagcggcagcggcgtcactagccgccgcagccgctggTGCCAATCTGGGGCATGCCTCGTTTGTGCCATTTGGTGCAGCGGCAACATCGgcgacggcagcggcagcaccaACATtccagcaactgcagcaaatctCCTGTTATAATGTGTGa